From Acanthopagrus latus isolate v.2019 chromosome 22, fAcaLat1.1, whole genome shotgun sequence, the proteins below share one genomic window:
- the fkbp3 gene encoding peptidyl-prolyl cis-trans isomerase FKBP3, giving the protein MADEPTREWSEEQLKSDDLPKKDLIKFIQDNAAKSFLNEHKLLGNIKNVAKTAKKEQLVIAYNQLFESKRFKGTEPIEEVTEQVKAVKIEEKPKEVKEVVDEGPPKYTKSVLKKGDKVNFPKKGETVSCWYTGSLEDGTVFDTNIPAAARKKRQTKPLSFKAGMGRVIRGWDEAIMTMSKGETARLEIEPEWAYGRKGVPENKIPPNAKLIFEIELVSVD; this is encoded by the exons ATGGCGGACGAACCTACACGAGAGTGGAGCGAAGAGCAGCTCAAAAGTGATGATTTGCCCAAAAAAGACCTCATAAAGTTCATTCAGGACAATGCAGCCAAATCG TTCCTCAATGAGCACAAGCTGCTGGGAAACATCAAGAATGTGGCcaaaacagcaaagaaagaaCAACTGGTTATCGCCTACAACCAGCTGTTCGAGAGCAAA CGATTTAAAGGCACCGAACCAATCGAAGAAGTGACAGAGCAGGTCAAAGCTGTCAAAATCGAAGAAAAACCCAAAGAAGTCAAGGAGGTTGTGGACGAG GGTCCACCCAAGTACACCAAGTCAGTACTGAAGAAAGGTGACAAGGTAAACTTTCCGAAGAAAGGCGAAACTGTGAGCTGCTGGTACACTGGTTCCCTGGAGGATGGGACTGTCTTTGACACTAATATCCCCGCAG cggcgagaaagaaaaggcaaacTAAACCACTGAGCTTCAAAGCTGGCATGGGCAGAGTCATCAGAGGA TGGGATGAGGCCATCATGACGATGAGCAAGGGTGAAACAGCTCGACTGGAGATCGAACCAGAGTGGGCTTATGGAAGGAAAGGTGTCCCTGAAAACAA AATTCCACCCAATgcaaagctgatttttgagaTCGAGCTCGTGTCTGTGGATTAA
- the faua gene encoding FAU ubiquitin like and ribosomal protein S30 fusion a: MRSVGPRTALSMPSVERLASTSIKMQLFLRAQNTHTLEVTGQETVGQIKAHVQAVEGLLVEDQVLLLAGCPLEDDSSLASCGVSEHCTLEVAGRLLGGKVHGSLARAGKVRGQTPKVDKQEKKKKKTGRAKRRIQYNRRFVNVVPTFGKKKGPNANS, translated from the exons ATGCGCAGTGTCGGCCCTCGAACAGCCCTTTCTATGCCTAGCGTTGAACGACTAGCATCAACGAG CATCAAGATGCAGCTCTTCTTGCGTGCCCAGAACACTCACACCCTTGAGGTGACCGGACAGGAAACTGTTGGACAGATCAAG GCCCATGTCCAGGCTGTGGAGGGTCTCCTGGTCGAGGATCAGGTGCTGTTGCTTGCTGGGTGCCCACTGGAGGATGATTCCTCCCTGGCATCCTGCGGTGTCTCAGAGCACTGCACCCTGGAGGTAGCTGGCAGGCTTCTGGGAG GTAAGGTCCACGGATCTCTGGCCCGTGCCGGAAAAGTGAGGGGACAGACACCCAAG GTTGAcaagcaggagaagaagaagaagaagactggcCGTGCCAAGCGCCGCATCCAGTACAACAGGCGCTTCGTGAACGTTGTGCCCACCTTCGGAAAGAAGAAGGGACCCAACGCCAACTCCTAA
- the prpf39 gene encoding pre-mRNA-processing factor 39 isoform X1: MEDTGLRLSDDTITGMLDTESPVMESNGDAFLPDLPVLGQAADWSMDQVAPGPITNILPEDSDASQDAPGQQQEPDQQMNATELGSVEKAVEQFQLASAQLFQEEQLPPPPPPPPQPTEEAEHKTESVESLQANQEMSVEPEAAVQDASQDGTEAAQETGDGMELEEPAKETTEESAVPTEPPQPSEFEKLFKGCQENPEDFNGWVYLLQYVEQENVLEPVRQAFDVFFQRYPYCYGYWKKYADIEKKHGNIQDAEEVYRKGLQAIPLSVDLWLHYLTFIKENSDTTDPETEGRIRAAYEHAVRAAGTDFRSDRLWETFINWETEQQKLANVTAIYDRILGIPTQLYSQHFQRFKDHVQTNNPKHFLSEEEFVQLRLELSKASLMAMVTEDAEPPAADDELPPGTEELTDPAKRVTEIENMRHKVIEARQEVFNHNEHEVSKRWAFEEGIKRPYFHVKALEKTQLNNWKEYLDFEIENGTPERVVVLFERCLIACALYEEFWTKYAKYIEGYSTDGVRHVYKKACTIHLPKKPAIHLLWAAFEEQQGNVEEARGILKSLEESVPGLAMVRLRRVSLERRHGNMDEAEALLREAMESGKNATETSFYAVKLARQQMKVQKCLSKARKVLLEAIEKDQTNPKLYLNLLELEYSGDVTQNEAEILACFDRALQSPMAIESRLLFCQRKVEFLEDFGSDINVLVAAYNEQQKLQKESEPTKRKAENGYDSSQEPDAKRQRVDDESSAAASALTDTQAANSAYNYNWYQQPYGSWGQNSWGQYNQYAQYNQYYPPPPT; the protein is encoded by the exons ATGGAAGATACTG GCCTGCGACTCTCAGACGACACCATTACTGGAATGCTGGACACTGAGTCCCCTGTCATGGAGAGCAATGGAGATGCCTTTCTACCAGACCTTCCTGTTCTAGGCCAAGCTGCTGACTGGTCCATGGACCAGGTTGCTCCAGGACCAATCACCAACATCTTGCCCGAGGACTCAGACGCATCCCAGGATGCCCCGGGGCAACAGCAAGAACCAGACCAGCAGATGAATGCCACAGAGCTGGGATCTGTGGAAAAGGCAGTGGAGCAGTTTCAACTCGCCAGTGCTCAGCTCTTCCAAGAGGAGCagctgccaccaccaccacctcctccaccacagccCACAGAAGAGgcagaacacaaaacagagTCTGTGGAGTCTCTTCAGGCCAACCAGGAAATGAGTGTAGAGCCAGAGGCTGCTGTACAGGATGCCAGTCAAG ATGGGACTGAGGCAGCACAGGAGACAGGGGATGGCATGGAGCTGGAAGAACCAGCCAAGGAGACAACAGAAGAATCAGCAGTTCCCACAGAACCACCGCAGCCCAGCGAGTTTGAAAAACTCTTTAAAGGGTGTCAGGAGAACCCAGAAGATTTCAATGGTTGGGTCTACCTGCTGCAATATGTTGAGCAAGAG AATGTCCTTGAACCTGTGAGGCAGGCATTTGATGTATTCTTCCAGCGTTATCCCTACTGCTATGGCTACTGGAAGAAGTATGCTGATATTGAAAAGAAGCATGGGAATATACAGGATGCAGAAGAG GTGTACAGAAAAGGTTTGCAGGCCATTCCTCTCAGTGTGGACCTGTGGCTTCACTACCTGACCTTCATCAAAGAGAATTCAGACACCACAGATCCAGAGACTGAGGGTCGCATTCGAGC TGCCTATGAACATGCAGTGCGAGCAGCAGGCACAGACTTTCGCTCAGATCGCCTGTGGGAGACCTTCATCAACTgggagacagagcagcagaagcTGGCCAATGTCACCGCCATCTATGACCGCATCTTGGGCATCCCAACCCAGCTTTATTCCCAGCACttccagag GTTCAAAGATCATGTCCAGACGAACAACCCCAAACATTTCTTGTCAGAAGAGGAGTTTGTTCAGCTGAGGCTCGAGCTCTCTAAAGCCAGCCTGATGGCGATGGTCACCGAAGATGCggagcctcctgctgctgatgacGAGCTACCGCCTGGTACTGAAGAGCTTACGGACCCTGCAAAG AGAGTGACAGAGATCGAGAATATGCGCCACAAGGTGATCGAGGCTCGGCAGGAGGTGTTCAATCACAACGAACATGAAGTCAGCAAGCGCTGGGCCTTCGAGGAAGGG ATTAAGAGGCCATACTTCCATGTCAAAGCCTTAGAGAAGACCCAGCTGAACAACTGGAAGGAGTACCTGGactttgaaattgaaaatgggACTCCAGAGCGCGTGGTTGTTCTCTTTGAACGATGCCTCATTGCTTGCGCACTCTACGAAGAGTTCTGGACCAAG TATGCAAAATATATAGAGGGCTACAGCACTGACGGTGTAAGACATGTCTACAAGAAGGCGTGCACCATCCACCTGCCCAAGAAACCAGCCATCCACCTGCTGTGGGCAGCCTTTGAGGAACAGCAGG GCAATGTCGAGGAGGCTCGTGGCATCCTGAAGTCGCTAGAGGAGTCAGTCCCGGGTCTTGCGATGGTGCGCCTTCGAAGGGTCAGTCTTGAGCGTCGCCATGGTAACATGGATGAAGCGGAGGCGCTGCTAAGGGAGGCCATGGAGTCCGGGAAGAATGCTACTGAGACGTCGTTCTATGCTGTGAAGCTTGCCAGACAGCAGATGAAGGTGCAGAAATGTCTGAGCAAAGCCAGGAAGGTGCTGCTGGAAGCTATTGAAAAAGACCAG ACTAATCCAAAGCTCTATCTAAACTTGCTCGAGCTGGAATACAGTGGAGACGTGACGCAGAACGAAGCTGAGATCTTGGCTTGTTTCGACCGAGCCCTGCAGAGCCCGATGGCCATCGAATCCCGCCTCCTCTTCTGCCAGCGCAAGGTCGAGTTCCTCGAGGACTTTGGCAGCGACATAAATGT gCTTGTGGCTGCATATAACGAACAACAGAAACTGCAGAAAGAAAGTGAACCCACAAAGAGGAAAGCGGAGAACGGGTATGACAG CTCCCAAGAACCTGATGCCAAGAGACAACGTGTGGATGACGAGTCCTCGGCTGCAGCAAGTgcgctgacagacacacaggccgCCAACTCTGCATACAACTACAACTGGTACCAG CAGCCATACGGCAGCTGGGGACAAAACTCCTGGGGGCAGTACAACCAGTATGCCCAGTATAACCAGTActaccctcctcctccaacatgA
- the prpf39 gene encoding pre-mRNA-processing factor 39 isoform X2, producing MEDTGLRLSDDTITGMLDTESPVMESNGDAFLPDLPVLGQAADWSMDQVAPGPITNILPEDSDASQDAPGQQQEPDQQMNATELGSVEKAVEQFQLASAQLFQEEQLPPPPPPPPQPTEEAEHKTESVESLQANQEMSVEPEAAVQDASQDGTEAAQETGDGMELEEPAKETTEESAVPTEPPQPSEFEKLFKGCQENPEDFNGWVYLLQYVEQENVLEPVRQAFDVFFQRYPYCYGYWKKYADIEKKHGNIQDAEEVYRKGLQAIPLSVDLWLHYLTFIKENSDTTDPETEGRIRAAYEHAVRAAGTDFRSDRLWETFINWETEQQKLANVTAIYDRILGIPTQLYSQHFQRFKDHVQTNNPKHFLSEEEFVQLRLELSKASLMAMVTEDAEPPAADDELPPGTEELTDPAKRVTEIENMRHKVIEARQEVFNHNEHEVSKRWAFEEGIKRPYFHVKALEKTQLNNWKEYLDFEIENGTPERVVVLFERCLIACALYEEFWTKYAKYIEGYSTDGVRHVYKKACTIHLPKKPAIHLLWAAFEEQQGNVEEARGILKSLEESVPGLAMVRLRRVSLERRHGNMDEAEALLREAMESGKNATETSFYAVKLARQQMKVQKCLSKARKVLLEAIEKDQTNPKLYLNLLELEYSGDVTQNEAEILACFDRALQSPMAIESRLLFCQRKVEFLEDFGSDINVLVAAYNEQQKLQKESEPTKRKAENGYDSSQEPDAKRQRVDDESSAAASALTDTQAANSAYNYNWYQPYGSWGQNSWGQYNQYAQYNQYYPPPPT from the exons ATGGAAGATACTG GCCTGCGACTCTCAGACGACACCATTACTGGAATGCTGGACACTGAGTCCCCTGTCATGGAGAGCAATGGAGATGCCTTTCTACCAGACCTTCCTGTTCTAGGCCAAGCTGCTGACTGGTCCATGGACCAGGTTGCTCCAGGACCAATCACCAACATCTTGCCCGAGGACTCAGACGCATCCCAGGATGCCCCGGGGCAACAGCAAGAACCAGACCAGCAGATGAATGCCACAGAGCTGGGATCTGTGGAAAAGGCAGTGGAGCAGTTTCAACTCGCCAGTGCTCAGCTCTTCCAAGAGGAGCagctgccaccaccaccacctcctccaccacagccCACAGAAGAGgcagaacacaaaacagagTCTGTGGAGTCTCTTCAGGCCAACCAGGAAATGAGTGTAGAGCCAGAGGCTGCTGTACAGGATGCCAGTCAAG ATGGGACTGAGGCAGCACAGGAGACAGGGGATGGCATGGAGCTGGAAGAACCAGCCAAGGAGACAACAGAAGAATCAGCAGTTCCCACAGAACCACCGCAGCCCAGCGAGTTTGAAAAACTCTTTAAAGGGTGTCAGGAGAACCCAGAAGATTTCAATGGTTGGGTCTACCTGCTGCAATATGTTGAGCAAGAG AATGTCCTTGAACCTGTGAGGCAGGCATTTGATGTATTCTTCCAGCGTTATCCCTACTGCTATGGCTACTGGAAGAAGTATGCTGATATTGAAAAGAAGCATGGGAATATACAGGATGCAGAAGAG GTGTACAGAAAAGGTTTGCAGGCCATTCCTCTCAGTGTGGACCTGTGGCTTCACTACCTGACCTTCATCAAAGAGAATTCAGACACCACAGATCCAGAGACTGAGGGTCGCATTCGAGC TGCCTATGAACATGCAGTGCGAGCAGCAGGCACAGACTTTCGCTCAGATCGCCTGTGGGAGACCTTCATCAACTgggagacagagcagcagaagcTGGCCAATGTCACCGCCATCTATGACCGCATCTTGGGCATCCCAACCCAGCTTTATTCCCAGCACttccagag GTTCAAAGATCATGTCCAGACGAACAACCCCAAACATTTCTTGTCAGAAGAGGAGTTTGTTCAGCTGAGGCTCGAGCTCTCTAAAGCCAGCCTGATGGCGATGGTCACCGAAGATGCggagcctcctgctgctgatgacGAGCTACCGCCTGGTACTGAAGAGCTTACGGACCCTGCAAAG AGAGTGACAGAGATCGAGAATATGCGCCACAAGGTGATCGAGGCTCGGCAGGAGGTGTTCAATCACAACGAACATGAAGTCAGCAAGCGCTGGGCCTTCGAGGAAGGG ATTAAGAGGCCATACTTCCATGTCAAAGCCTTAGAGAAGACCCAGCTGAACAACTGGAAGGAGTACCTGGactttgaaattgaaaatgggACTCCAGAGCGCGTGGTTGTTCTCTTTGAACGATGCCTCATTGCTTGCGCACTCTACGAAGAGTTCTGGACCAAG TATGCAAAATATATAGAGGGCTACAGCACTGACGGTGTAAGACATGTCTACAAGAAGGCGTGCACCATCCACCTGCCCAAGAAACCAGCCATCCACCTGCTGTGGGCAGCCTTTGAGGAACAGCAGG GCAATGTCGAGGAGGCTCGTGGCATCCTGAAGTCGCTAGAGGAGTCAGTCCCGGGTCTTGCGATGGTGCGCCTTCGAAGGGTCAGTCTTGAGCGTCGCCATGGTAACATGGATGAAGCGGAGGCGCTGCTAAGGGAGGCCATGGAGTCCGGGAAGAATGCTACTGAGACGTCGTTCTATGCTGTGAAGCTTGCCAGACAGCAGATGAAGGTGCAGAAATGTCTGAGCAAAGCCAGGAAGGTGCTGCTGGAAGCTATTGAAAAAGACCAG ACTAATCCAAAGCTCTATCTAAACTTGCTCGAGCTGGAATACAGTGGAGACGTGACGCAGAACGAAGCTGAGATCTTGGCTTGTTTCGACCGAGCCCTGCAGAGCCCGATGGCCATCGAATCCCGCCTCCTCTTCTGCCAGCGCAAGGTCGAGTTCCTCGAGGACTTTGGCAGCGACATAAATGT gCTTGTGGCTGCATATAACGAACAACAGAAACTGCAGAAAGAAAGTGAACCCACAAAGAGGAAAGCGGAGAACGGGTATGACAG CTCCCAAGAACCTGATGCCAAGAGACAACGTGTGGATGACGAGTCCTCGGCTGCAGCAAGTgcgctgacagacacacaggccgCCAACTCTGCATACAACTACAACTGGTACCAG CCATACGGCAGCTGGGGACAAAACTCCTGGGGGCAGTACAACCAGTATGCCCAGTATAACCAGTActaccctcctcctccaacatgA
- the arf6a gene encoding ADP-ribosylation factor 6a has product MGKVFAKIFGNKEMRILMLGLDAAGKTTILYKLKLGQSVTTIPTVGFNVETVTYKNVKFNVWDVGGQDKIRPLWRHYYTGTQGLIFVVDCADRDRIDEARQELHRIINDREMKDTIILIFANKQDLPDAMKPHEIQEKLGLTRIRDRNWYVQPSCATTGDGLYEGLTWLTSNYKS; this is encoded by the coding sequence ATGGGCAAAGTGTTCGCAAAGATCTTTGGCAACAAGGAGATGAGAATATTGATGCTTGGACTTGATGCCGCCGGTAAGACTACCATCTTGTACAAGCTGAAGCTGGGACAGTCGGTCACCACCATCCCCACGGTCGGGTTCAACGTGGAGACCGTCACCTATAAGAATGTGAAGTTCAACGTGTGGGACGTCGGGGGCCAGGACAAGATCCGGCCCCTCTGGAGACATTACTACACCGGCACCCAGGGCCTCATTTTCGTGGTGGACTGCGCCGACAGGGACAGGATCGACGAGGCCAGGCAGGAGCTCCACCGGATCATCAACGACCGGGAGATGAAGGACACCATCATCCTGATCTTCGCCAACAAACAAGACCTCCCGGACGCCATGAAACCGCACGAGATCCAGGAGAAGCTGGGCCTGACCCGGATCAGAGATAGGAATTGGTACGTTCAGCCCTCGTGTGCGACAACAGGGGATGGACTCTACGAGGGCCTGACCTGGCTTACCTCAAATTACAAATCTTAA